Sequence from the Nocardia brasiliensis genome:
CCGCGGACGCTGGTGTCGAATGGAACACCCGGTCCCGGACCGCCCCGATCGGGTGGTGGAATCGGCACCGGCACGTGCAGACCGGCTTCGGCATGGCGTTGGTCACGACGCTCGCCTTCGTGCCTGCCGTGCAGAACGCGATTCTGACGGTGCTGACTCATGTCGGGTAACCGGCGAGAGCGGCCGTCGCGCCGAGGGACGACCTTCGTCGGCGCGACGGCCGTCGCCGTCGCCTTCCTGGCCGGCGCGGTGCTGCTGGGTGGTTGTGCCAGTGGCGGATCGAGCACCGCGGGTCACGAGACCACCGATCCGAGCACCGCGGACTGCGCGGCGGGCGGTCAGGCCGTCGCGGGTTTGCGCGATACCTTCCGCGGGTTGTCCGAGCAGCTCAACGGTCTCGGGCCCGCGGCAGAGCGCGGCGATCTCGCCGACGTGAAAGCCCGTGTCGCCCAGGGCATCAGCCTGTCGGGACAGGTGGCCTCGACGATGCATCCCGCGGTCGATCGCATGGGCTCGCCCTTGATCGGGAGCACCTACCGCGAGGTCGCCACCTCGGGCGACCGGCTGCACGCCGCGCTGTCCGACTTCGCCGCCGCGCTCGCCGCCGATCAACCGGCCCAGTCGGCCGCCGACGCCGTGACCACCGCACTGACCTCGCTCAACACCGCGATGGATCGCATGCGCCGCGCCTGCCCCACCGTCTTTCCCGATCAGCAGCGCCCGACCTACGGTCCGGTCGCCAGTCGTCGCTAGCGGATCACGCGCCCGCGGAACGCCTTTCGAAGAGCCGGTCGCGGGCGACGGCGAGCGCCCGAGAGACGGCGCCGGTGAGCACGCCGTCGTCGCCGAGCGTGCTCGCGACGATCCGGGGGCGCAGCGGGCCGAGTTCGGCCATCCGGCGGGTCATCGCGTCGCCGAGCAATGCGAGATTGTTGCCGATGCCGCCGCTGAGCACTACGAGTTCGGGATCGAGGATCGCGGCCACCGCGGTGATCAGCGCGCCGATGCGGCGACCCTCGGATTCGACGACCGCGATCGCGCGGGCATCCCCGCCCGCCGCGGCGGCGAAGATCTCTTTCGCGGAAGTGCCCGGTAGCCCGGCCTGTTCGGCCGCGCGCGCGACAGCGCCTGCCGCGGCGACGGTTTCGGTCATGCCGCGCTCGCGCGCGTCGAGCGGGGGAGCGTCGACCTCGGTCGCGGGCAGGAACGAGACCTCGCCGGCCGCACCGGTGTTGCCGACGTAGAGCTCGCCGTTGATCACGATGCCCATGCCGACGCCGGTGCCGATCGAGATGAGCACGAAGTTGCGTACCCCGGCCCCGGCGCCGAGGGTGAGCTCGCCGACGGCGGCGAGGTTGATGTCGTTCTCGATGCTGGCTTCGACCTCGAGGGCGGCGCGGAGCTGTCCGACCAGCCCGGCGCGGCCCCACCCGGGCAGGTTCTGCGCGTAGTCGAGGCGACCGGTGCTCGGATTCAGCACGCCCGGGCTGCCGATGACCGCGTAGTGCACTGCGGCCCAGTCGATCCCGGCCTCGGCCGCGACCTCGTCGGCCAGCGCGCGCACCCGGCGCACCAGGTCGGCGGCCGAACGCGCGGAATTGCGCACGTCGCGGCGCGCGATGAAGTCGCCGCGCAGATCGGCGATGGCGAGCCGAAGCCAGTTCCGGCCGATGTCGACCCCGGCCACCACCCCCGCGCGCACGTTCACGTCGTACAGCGCGGTCGCCGGGCCCGGCCTGCCGCTCAGCGAGCCGGCCGACTGCACCAGGCCCGACTGCTCCAGGCCGGAAAGTGCCGCCGAGACAGTGGGTTTGGACAATCCGCTGGCCTTGGCCAGCTCGCCGCGCGAGGCGGGCCCATTGACCCGCAGGTAGTCGAGCAGCAGTCGCTCGTTCATCGTCCGGAGCAGCTGGGGATTGCCGACCTTACTCATGCCGGCGCTCGATTCGGTCATGTCCAGGCATGCCGCAACGTGATTCGCTCGATCATGAATCCTCCTGCTCGCACCACTGGACACCCGATAGTTAGTAAACTACCTTTCTTACCAACGCTCAACCGGGCGCTTTCGCTCTCCACTCGGCACGGTGACCTCATGCGTCGAATTCAGCTCTTCACCGCGGCGGCGGCCGCACTCGTCCTGGCGGCAGGCTGTAGCTCCGGCGACAGCGCCAAAGACGCGAACTCGGGTGGTGACACCCCGACGATCGCACTGCTGCTGCCCGAATCCAAGACCACCCGCTACGAGGCCTTCGATCGCCCCCTGTTCGAGGCGAAGGTCGGCCAGCTCTGCGGCAACTGCAAGGTGCTCTACTTCAATGCCGATCAGGACGCGGCAAAGCAGCAGGGCCAGTTCGAATCCGCGCTCACCCAGGGCGCCGACGTCATCGTGTTCGACGCGGTGAACGCCGATGCCGTTGCGCCACAGGTGAACAAGGCGCAGCAGAAGAAGATCCCGGTGATCGCCTACGACCGGCTGATCTCCGGCATCGCCTACGACTACTACGTGTCCTTCGACAACGTGAAGGTCGGCAAGGTCCAGGGCGACGCGTTGCTCGCCGAATTGAACAAGCGCGGCACCACCGACAAGGGGCAGGTCGTGGTGATCAACGGTTCGCCGACCGACCCCAGTGCGGGCGACTACAAGAAGGGCGCGCACGCGGCACTGGACGGAAAGGTGAAGGTGGGGCGCGAGTTCGACACCCCCGACTGGTCGCCGGACAAAGCGCAGCAGCAGATGGAACAGGCCATCACCGCCCTCGGCAAGGACGCGATCATCGGCGTCTATTCGGCCAACGACGGCATGGCGGGCGGTGCGATCGCGGCGTTGAAGCGTGCCGGATACGCCACCTTGCCGCCGCTGACCGGGCAGGACGCGGAACTGGCAGGCGTGCAACGCATCCTGACCGGTGAGCAGACGATGACCATCTACCTGGACTACCGGGCGCAGGCCGAGCAGGCCGCCGAGTTGGCCGTCGCCTTGACCAAGGGGGAAAAGCCGGCGGCCCCGGCGAAAACGAACAACGGCGCGACCGACATCCCGTCGTTCCTGCTCGACGCGATCGCGGTGGGCAAGGACAACATCAAGGACACCATCGTCAAGGACGGGCTGTACTCCGTCGCCGATATCTGCACGCCCGACGTGGCGGCGGCATGCGAGGCCGCGGGTATCAAATGACAGCTCCCGCAACGGTTCTCTCGGCCCGCGGCCTGACCAAACGCTACGGCGCGGTGCAGGCGCTGGCAGGCGCGGATCTCGAGGTGCGCGCCGGTGAGGTGGTCGCCCTGGTCGGTGACAACGGCGCAGGCAAATCGACGCTGGTGAAAGCGATTTCGGGAGTGACGGTCGCCGACGAGGGCGAAATCGTCTTCGCCGGTGCGCCGGTGCGGATCGCGCGCCCGCAGGACGCGCAGGCGCTGGGCATCACGACGGTGTTCCAGGATCTCGCGCTGTGCGACAACCTCGATGTCGTCGCCAACCTGCATCTCGGCGCGGAGGCACGGATCTGCACGGTGCTCGACGAGATCGAAATGGAGCGCACCGCACGCGATCTGCTCGCGTCGCTGGACGTCCGGATCAAGGACGTGCGCGCGCCGGTCTCCGCGTTGTCCGGCGGCCAGCGCCAATCGGTCGCCATCGCACGGGCACTGCTCGGGCGCCCGCGCATGGTGATTCTCGACGAGCCGACCGCGGCGCTCGGCGTCGAGCAGACCGCGCAGGTGCTCGCGCTGATCGGCAGGCTGCGTGAGCGCGGGCTCGCGGTGCTGTTGATCTCTCACAATCTGGTGGACGTGCGGTCGGTCAGCGACCGCGTGGTGGTGCTCCGGCTGGGCCGCAATGCTGGTGAGTTCGAGACCGCGAAAGCGACTCAAGAAGATATCGTGGCAGCGATTACGGGAGCGGCCGCATGAAAGAACGCAGTGAGCGAACCATGTCACAGCGTGTATCGCACATGATCGAGCCGAGCGAGGCGAGGTAGGTCATGAGTGAAGCTGTTATGAAAAGACCTGTGTTACAGGGAGATCAGGGACGTGGGCTGGCCGGTGCGGCACTGGACCGGCTGCGCCGCGGTGAGGTCGGCTCGGTGCCGGTGGCGATCGGGCTGGTCATCATCGCCACGGTGTTCTATCGGCTCAACGCGCATTTTCTCGCCGCGGAGAATCTCACCAACCTCGCGTTGCAGATGGCGGCGACCGGAACCATCGCGCTCGGCATCGTGCTCGTGCTGCTGCTCGGCGAGATCGACCTGTCCGCGGGCTCGGTCAGCGGCCTGACCGCCGTGGTGATGACGCTGCTGTATGTGCACCACGGCTGGAATCCGATCTTCTCGGTGCTCGCCGCGGTGGCGGTCGGCGCGGCCATCGGCCTGCTGCACGGTCTGATGCGCACGATGTTGAGCATGCCGTCGTTCGTCGTGACGCTGGCCGGGCTGATCGGCTGGCAGGGGCTGATGCTGTACCTGCTCGGCAAGGACGGCACGGTCAACCTGCCGTTCGATCGCGGCATCGCCACCATCAGCGATACCTGGCTCTCGCCCTTGCTCGGCTGGATTCTCGTCGCGCTGCTCGCGGGCGGCCACCTGGTGGCGAGTCTGGTCACCCGGCAGCAGCGCGTGCACGCCGAACTCGACGCGGCGGCGCCGGTGTGGATCGTGCTGCGCTCGGGCGCGCTGGCGGTCCTGCTCGGGGGCACGGTGCTGGTGCTGAATTCCGATCGCGGCGTGCCACTGACCCTGGTGATCTTCGGCGGGCTGGTGCTCGGCGTCGATTTGATCCTGCGCAGAACGGTCTTCGGACGGCGGATGTACGCCGTCGGTGGCAACGCGGAGGCGGCGCGGCGCGCCGGCATCAACGTCACCTGGATCCGGATCTCGGCCTTCATCGGGTGTTCGGTGCTGGCCACCCTCGGCGGCATCCTGGCCGCCTCCCGGCTGGTCGCGGTCAACCAGAGCTCCGGCGGCAGCGACATCCTGCTCAACGCCATCGCGGCCGCGGTGATCGGCGGCACCAGCCTGTTCGGTGGCCGTGGCCGCGCCTATGCCGCGCTGCTCGGCATTCTCGTCATCCAATCCATCACCAACGGCATGCTGCTGCTCAACGTCGACTCCTCGGTGCGCTTCATGGTCACCGGCGCCGTGCTCGCGGTCTCCGTCGCCATCGATTCGGTGGCGCGCCGCGGCGCCGAGGGAGCGCGCTGAACACGGGCGAACTGGGTCGCCCGCCGGAGGGGCGCCTGAACGCGGCGGGGGTCGGCTCGCGTTCAGGCGGTTCCCGCCCTGATATGTGTGTCCGATCGAACAACGCGATCGGGTAACACCGCCCGACACCCGACCGACACGCTGGGGGAGTTGTGCATGAGTTCGAAGCGGCGTGGGTCGGGGTTTTGGGAGTGTGTTCGTGGATCGCAGATCGACCTGGATGGTTCGAGCTCGGGCGGTAGTACTGGCGGCATCGCTGTGTCTCGGTCTCGGTGTCGTGGCAGGCGCACCGGCGCAGGCGCGGGAACCCGGTGACTGGGTGTCCACACCCGCCGCGCCCGACGGGTCGGTGATCGCGCGGGTGGAGGAACCTGACGGACGCAACGTCCGGATCTGGGTGCGGTCCACCGCGATGCAGGGCGCGACCTTCCCGGTCGACATCCAGCGTCCCGCCGACACCGCGCAGCCGCGGCCGACGCTGTACCTGCTCAACGGCGCGGGCGGCGGCGTCGACGATGCCAGCTGGCAGCTGCGCACCAACGTGCTCGATTTCCTGTCCGACAAGGACGTCAACGTGGTCCAGCCGGTGGGCGGGCAGTTCAGTTATTACACCGACTGGATCAACGACGACCCGGTCCTCGGCCCGAACAAATGGCGGACCTACCTCACCGAGGAACTGCCTCCCCTGATCGACGCGGCCCTGGGCACCAACAAGGTGAACGCGATCGCGGGTCTGTCGATGGCGGGCACCTCGGTGCTCGCGCTGGCCGAGGCGAACCCGGACCTCTACCGCAGCGTCGCCTCTTACAGTGGGTGCGCGCAGACCAGCGATCCGATCGGTCAGTCCTTCGTGCAGATGACGGTGGAACGCGGCGGCGGGACCATCGGCAACATGTGGGGCCCGCCCGGCGACCCGCTGTGGGCGGCCAACGATCCGCTGGTGCACGCGGAAAAGCTGCGCGGGATCAATCTTTTCGTCTCCAGCGGTAGCGGGCTGCCCGGCCCGCACGACACGCTCGATGGACCGTTCCAGATCAAGCCCGGTGTCGCGCAGTGGGCCGACCAGCTGGTGGTCGGCGGCGCGATCGAGGCGGGCATCCGGATGTGCTCGCAGAACCTGCAGAACCGGCTCAACGCGCTCGGTATCCCCGCGACCTTCGATTTCACCCTCACCGGCACCCACTCGTGGGGCTACTGGCAGGACGCGTTCGTCGCGTCGTGGCCGGTGCTGGCCCGCGGTCTCTTCAGCTGATGAAGGCCGACCGCAACATGTGACCCAGGTCATCCGAGGTAGCAGGTTGCGGTCGGCATAGGGTCGGCTAAGGTGGGTACGACAGATGCAGATATGCGCATACATCGCGGTGAGGCAGGCGGCTGATGGGACACGAACACGAGCACGGGCACAGCCACGGGAGTGGCCACGCGCATTCGCACGGGGTGTCCGGTGATGCCGATCGTCGCTGGCTGACGGTCGCGCTGGCGCTGATCGGCGGCTTCATGATCATCGAGGTCGTCATCGGCTTGCTGGCGAACTCGCTGGCCCTGCTCTCCGACGCGGCGCACATGCTGACCGACGCGGCCTCGATCGTACTGGCGCTGACCGCGATTCGGCTGGCCGCCAGGCCGGCCCGCGGCAAATACACCTACGGCTTCAAACGGGCGGAGATCCTGTCCGCGCAGGCCAACGGCATCACGCTGCTCGTGCTGGCGGGCTGGCTGACCTACGAGGCGATCCGGCGCCTGCTCGAACCGCCGGAGGTGACCGGCGGCCTGGTCGTGATCACCGCGCTGTTCGGCATCGCGGTCAATGTCGCCGCCACCTGGGCGATCAGCAAGGCCAACCGCTCCAGCCTCAACGTGGAGGGCGCGTTCCAGCACGTGCTCAACGACCTGTACGGCTTCATCGCCACCGCGGTGGCCGGGCTGGTCGTGCTGCTCACCGGCTTCGCCCGCGCCGACGCGATCGCCACCCTGGTCGTGGTCGCCCTCATGGTGAAGGCGGGGCTGAGCCTCGTCCGCGAATCCGGGCGCATCTTCCTGGAGGCCGCCCCCGCCGGGCTCGACCCCGACGCACTCGGGCGCAGGCTGGTCGAGATGCCCGGTATCGACGAGGTGCACGATCTGCACGTCTGGCAGATCACCTCGGGCAATGTGGCGCTGTCCGCGCACGTGCTGGTGCAGGCCGGTGCGGACTGCCACGGCCTGCGCCAGCAGATCGAGCGGCTACTCGACCAGGACTACGACATCACCCACACCACCCTGCAGGTCGATCACTCCCAGATGGTTTCCGCCGCAACGACATCCGATGCCGACCGGCTGCTCCCGGTGCTGGCCGAACACTGCGACGACGCGCATGGTCCGGTGCACCGCGAGACGCATACCCACCACTGAGGTGTCGCGTCAGGTGCCCAGGCGCCGAAACGGCTGCTCGGCCTCGACGAGGTAGGCGAGTTCGAGCAGGGTGCGTTCGGTGCCCATGGTGCCCGCGAATTGCACCCCGACGGGGAGCCCGGCGGCGGTGTAGCCGCCGGGGACGGTGATCGCGGGCGTGCCGGTGATGTTGTTGATCGGGGTGAAGGCGACATACCTGCGCAGCCGCTCGATCAAAAGGTCGAAAGGCACTGTCGGACTGAGGAACCCGAGCTCGGGTGGCTCGTGTCCGAGGGTGGGCAGCAGCGCCGCGTCGTAGGAGTCGAAGGCGCGTCGATAGGTGGCGGCGGCCGCGCGTAGCCGATACAACGTCGCGGGCGTGCGCCACGCGTCCCGGAAGTACAGGCGGCGCAGGCCGATGGTCAGATCGTCGAGTTTCCCGGTGTCGAAGCGTCGGTCGGCGAGCTTGCCCGTCGAGGCGATCGCCGCGGCGAGCATGCCCCAGTAGTGCACGAACGCGTTCTCCAGCGCGGCATCGAACGGCAGCGCGACCGGCTCGACCCGGTGCCCGTGCGATTCCAAGGTGGCGGCGACCTTTTCGACGGCGTCGCGGATCGGGCCGGCAGGCACGGGTCCGCCGATGCCGTCGAGGATGAGCGCGACGCGCAGCGGTTTCGTCCCGGGCCCCTCGACCAGGCCCACCGGCGGCAGCGCCGGATTTCGCCAATATTCTTCCGCCGCAGCGGTATACGCCGCGGTGTCGCGCACCGTCCTGGTCAGCACCCCCTCGCTGACGATCCGGATCGGCAGCATGCGTGACATCGGCGCATCGATGTGGCGGCCCCGGCTCGGCTTCAGCCCGACCAGCCCGGCGCACGCCGCCGGGATACGAATAGATCCGCCGCCGTCGTTGCCGTGCGCGATCGGCACGACCCCAGCGGCGACCAGCGCGGCCGTGCCGCCGGACGATCCGCCCACCGAATGGCCGGTGTGCCAAGGGTTTCGGGTCGGCGGCGCGAACGGCGGCTCGGTGGTCGCGTTGAAGCCGAACTCCGGCAGTGTGCTCTTGCCGAGCACCGTCATTCCGGTGCTGCGGAATTGGCTGGTGTAGCCGCCATCCTTGCGGGCGGTTCTGGCGCGAAATGCCGCGCTGCCGTGGTTGGTCGGCAGGCCCGCGATATCGATGTTGTCCTTGATGAACGTGGGGACGCCGTGCAGGCGGCCGCGCGGTTCGGGCGGTGCCAGCGGCTGCGCGTAGGTCTCGACCGCGACGGCCGCGAGTTCCTCGACTCGTCGCGCGCGTCGCACCGCGGCCGCGGCCAACTCGTCCGGGCTCCGGTCACCGTGGCGGATCAGTTCGGCCAGGGCGACCGCGTCGTGGGTACCGAGCGCGTCGTCGGTGAAGGCATGCAGGCGGATGGGCGGAGCGTCAGCGGTCACATTTCGAAACTAGCCGCCGGACCGGTTGTCCGCCGCGCAACGATCGGCGCATACGGTGGAACGGCAGTTGCGTCCTCGACTAGTTCGGAAGGAAGTAGATGGTCTTACCGGTCTCCGACCCGTTGCCGCCGCAGGTCCGCATCGGCTCACTGCTGTTCGCGGTGCCACCGGCGGGACGGCGCTGGAGCCCGGCGTTGCGCTCGGCGCTGGCGTTCCTGCTCCCCGCCGCGGTCGTGGTCGCGCTGGGGTACCCGAGTTACGCGCTGTTCGTATTGTTCGGCGCGCTGGCCGTCATGTACGGGGAGCGCAGGGCCTACCGCCTGCGCGCCGGCGTGGTGCTCACCGCCGGGCTCGCGCTGCTGGCGTCGTGCGCCGTCGGTGCGCTGCTCGGGGAGGTGCTCTCCGGTGCGCTGGTGGCCGCGCTGCTCACGGTCGCGCTGCTGACGGCGGTCGCGACGGTCGCGGTCTACGTGATCGACGCGCTGCGGCTCGGCCCGCCCGGAGCGCTGCTGTTCGTGATCGTGTGCGGCGGCTCGATGATGGCCACGGAGGCGGGGATTTCGCCCGCGGCGTTGCTGGCTTGCACGGCGTTCGGCGTGGTGGTGTCGGTCCTGGTCTCGATGGCCGGGGTGCTGCGCGATCTGCGCAAGCCCGAGCGGGTCGCGGTCGAGGCCGCCGATCAGGCCGTCGACGCCTACTTGGCGGCGCGCGCCACCGGCCGACCGGCCATCGACCTGCGCCATCAAGCGGGCGGCGCGATCGCGGAGGCTTGGGCCGCGGTCTACGACGCGCGGCTGCCGACCAGAATGCCGGACTCGGCACTGCTGGCCACCTTGGTCGCGGCCCGCAATCGCCTGGCCGGACCGGCCTACGACGACACCGACGACGTGGTCGTCGATCCGCTCATCTCGTTCGTCCGGCCCGGCGTCGGATTCCGGCTGCGGCGCTCGCTGTCGTTCGACTCGCACGCGATGATCAGCGCCTACCGGGTCGGGCTCGCCTGCCTGGTCGCCGGTGGGCTCAGCGCGTTGCTCGGCCAGGATCGCCCGCACTGGGCGGTGTTCACGGCCGTGATGGTGTTGCAGATCGGCCCCGACCGCGTCCGAGGCAAGGTGCGTGGCATCCACCGGTTCGCGGGCACGGTCGTCGGGCTGGTGTTCTTCGCAGGCATCCACCAACTCGCACCGACCGGCTATGCCCTGGCCGCGCTGGTAGCTGTGCTGATCTTCGCGATGGAGTTGTACGTCCCGCGCAACTACGCGATCGCGGCGGTGTTCATCACCCCGATCGCGTTGCTCGCCGTCGGTGCGTCGCCGGACGCGGCGGTCGGGCCGCTGATCCGGGATCGGTTCGTGGAGACCGTGCTCGGCGTGGCGGTCGCGATGCTCGCACCGCACGTCGTCACGCCGCGCGCGCACCGGCGCACCTTCTGGTGGATCGAGACGCGGGTCCGTGCCGCCGCCCATGCCCTGGTCGAGTTGCTGCGCACCGAACCGGCCGGTGCCGACGCGGTGGTTCTGGTCCAGCAGTTGCAGTTCGAGCTGGTCGGCGTGGCACGGACCGGGCTGGACTCGGTCACCGAGGAACCGGAATGGACCGCCGCGCACTGGCCGGTGCACGCCGCCATCGCCCATCTCGGCTATGACCTGCTCGCGGCCTGCTGGGCGCTGCCGCCCGGCGCGCTGCTGGACGAGCCCGACTCCTGGGACGCGGCCTTCGACGCGGTGCTGCCGCACGCGAGCACGTAGGGCTAGCAGAACAATTAGGCCTGCTAGCGTTCTGGCATGCAGGACAGTGTGACGGTGCGGATGGCCGCGCCCGCCGAAGCCATCTGGGAACTGGTCAGCGATATCACCAACACCGGACGGTTCAGTCCGGAGACCTTCGCCGCCGAGTGGCTCGGCGGCGCCACCGGCCCCGCGGTCGGGGTGAAATTCCGCGGCCACGTCAACCGCAACGGCTGGGGTTTGAAGTACTGGACCGTGTGCCGGATCATCGCCAGCGAGCCGGGTCGCGAGTTCGCGTTCACCGTGCTCGGGCCCGGCGGTATCGAGATCAACACCTGGACCTACCGCTTCGAACCGGTCGAGGGCGGAACCGACGTCACCGAGTCGTTCCAGTTGCACCCCAGCCCGCCGGTCCGGCTGTACTGGCTGCTGGCCGGGCGGGCCAGGCGCAAGACGAACATCGAGGGGATGCGGCAGACCCTGGAACGGATCAAGGCCGTCGTCGAGTAGGTCAGTTCACGCAGGGGATCTTGTTGCCGATCGTCGTCGTGACCGGCTTGCCCGCGTCCGGCGCGGGCTCGGCCGGCGTGGTCGTCGT
This genomic interval carries:
- a CDS encoding FUSC family protein, which encodes MVLPVSDPLPPQVRIGSLLFAVPPAGRRWSPALRSALAFLLPAAVVVALGYPSYALFVLFGALAVMYGERRAYRLRAGVVLTAGLALLASCAVGALLGEVLSGALVAALLTVALLTAVATVAVYVIDALRLGPPGALLFVIVCGGSMMATEAGISPAALLACTAFGVVVSVLVSMAGVLRDLRKPERVAVEAADQAVDAYLAARATGRPAIDLRHQAGGAIAEAWAAVYDARLPTRMPDSALLATLVAARNRLAGPAYDDTDDVVVDPLISFVRPGVGFRLRRSLSFDSHAMISAYRVGLACLVAGGLSALLGQDRPHWAVFTAVMVLQIGPDRVRGKVRGIHRFAGTVVGLVFFAGIHQLAPTGYALAALVAVLIFAMELYVPRNYAIAAVFITPIALLAVGASPDAAVGPLIRDRFVETVLGVAVAMLAPHVVTPRAHRRTFWWIETRVRAAAHALVELLRTEPAGADAVVLVQQLQFELVGVARTGLDSVTEEPEWTAAHWPVHAAIAHLGYDLLAACWALPPGALLDEPDSWDAAFDAVLPHAST
- a CDS encoding SRPBCC family protein; translated protein: MQDSVTVRMAAPAEAIWELVSDITNTGRFSPETFAAEWLGGATGPAVGVKFRGHVNRNGWGLKYWTVCRIIASEPGREFAFTVLGPGGIEINTWTYRFEPVEGGTDVTESFQLHPSPPVRLYWLLAGRARRKTNIEGMRQTLERIKAVVE
- a CDS encoding amidase, giving the protein MTADAPPIRLHAFTDDALGTHDAVALAELIRHGDRSPDELAAAAVRRARRVEELAAVAVETYAQPLAPPEPRGRLHGVPTFIKDNIDIAGLPTNHGSAAFRARTARKDGGYTSQFRSTGMTVLGKSTLPEFGFNATTEPPFAPPTRNPWHTGHSVGGSSGGTAALVAAGVVPIAHGNDGGGSIRIPAACAGLVGLKPSRGRHIDAPMSRMLPIRIVSEGVLTRTVRDTAAYTAAAEEYWRNPALPPVGLVEGPGTKPLRVALILDGIGGPVPAGPIRDAVEKVAATLESHGHRVEPVALPFDAALENAFVHYWGMLAAAIASTGKLADRRFDTGKLDDLTIGLRRLYFRDAWRTPATLYRLRAAAATYRRAFDSYDAALLPTLGHEPPELGFLSPTVPFDLLIERLRRYVAFTPINNITGTPAITVPGGYTAAGLPVGVQFAGTMGTERTLLELAYLVEAEQPFRRLGT
- a CDS encoding cation diffusion facilitator family transporter; this translates as MGHEHEHGHSHGSGHAHSHGVSGDADRRWLTVALALIGGFMIIEVVIGLLANSLALLSDAAHMLTDAASIVLALTAIRLAARPARGKYTYGFKRAEILSAQANGITLLVLAGWLTYEAIRRLLEPPEVTGGLVVITALFGIAVNVAATWAISKANRSSLNVEGAFQHVLNDLYGFIATAVAGLVVLLTGFARADAIATLVVVALMVKAGLSLVRESGRIFLEAAPAGLDPDALGRRLVEMPGIDEVHDLHVWQITSGNVALSAHVLVQAGADCHGLRQQIERLLDQDYDITHTTLQVDHSQMVSAATTSDADRLLPVLAEHCDDAHGPVHRETHTHH
- a CDS encoding alpha/beta hydrolase → MVRARAVVLAASLCLGLGVVAGAPAQAREPGDWVSTPAAPDGSVIARVEEPDGRNVRIWVRSTAMQGATFPVDIQRPADTAQPRPTLYLLNGAGGGVDDASWQLRTNVLDFLSDKDVNVVQPVGGQFSYYTDWINDDPVLGPNKWRTYLTEELPPLIDAALGTNKVNAIAGLSMAGTSVLALAEANPDLYRSVASYSGCAQTSDPIGQSFVQMTVERGGGTIGNMWGPPGDPLWAANDPLVHAEKLRGINLFVSSGSGLPGPHDTLDGPFQIKPGVAQWADQLVVGGAIEAGIRMCSQNLQNRLNALGIPATFDFTLTGTHSWGYWQDAFVASWPVLARGLFS
- a CDS encoding sugar ABC transporter permease, encoding MKRPVLQGDQGRGLAGAALDRLRRGEVGSVPVAIGLVIIATVFYRLNAHFLAAENLTNLALQMAATGTIALGIVLVLLLGEIDLSAGSVSGLTAVVMTLLYVHHGWNPIFSVLAAVAVGAAIGLLHGLMRTMLSMPSFVVTLAGLIGWQGLMLYLLGKDGTVNLPFDRGIATISDTWLSPLLGWILVALLAGGHLVASLVTRQQRVHAELDAAAPVWIVLRSGALAVLLGGTVLVLNSDRGVPLTLVIFGGLVLGVDLILRRTVFGRRMYAVGGNAEAARRAGINVTWIRISAFIGCSVLATLGGILAASRLVAVNQSSGGSDILLNAIAAAVIGGTSLFGGRGRAYAALLGILVIQSITNGMLLLNVDSSVRFMVTGAVLAVSVAIDSVARRGAEGAR
- a CDS encoding ROK family transcriptional regulator, with translation MSKVGNPQLLRTMNERLLLDYLRVNGPASRGELAKASGLSKPTVSAALSGLEQSGLVQSAGSLSGRPGPATALYDVNVRAGVVAGVDIGRNWLRLAIADLRGDFIARRDVRNSARSAADLVRRVRALADEVAAEAGIDWAAVHYAVIGSPGVLNPSTGRLDYAQNLPGWGRAGLVGQLRAALEVEASIENDINLAAVGELTLGAGAGVRNFVLISIGTGVGMGIVINGELYVGNTGAAGEVSFLPATEVDAPPLDARERGMTETVAAAGAVARAAEQAGLPGTSAKEIFAAAAGGDARAIAVVESEGRRIGALITAVAAILDPELVVLSGGIGNNLALLGDAMTRRMAELGPLRPRIVASTLGDDGVLTGAVSRALAVARDRLFERRSAGA
- a CDS encoding ABC transporter substrate-binding protein encodes the protein MRRIQLFTAAAAALVLAAGCSSGDSAKDANSGGDTPTIALLLPESKTTRYEAFDRPLFEAKVGQLCGNCKVLYFNADQDAAKQQGQFESALTQGADVIVFDAVNADAVAPQVNKAQQKKIPVIAYDRLISGIAYDYYVSFDNVKVGKVQGDALLAELNKRGTTDKGQVVVINGSPTDPSAGDYKKGAHAALDGKVKVGREFDTPDWSPDKAQQQMEQAITALGKDAIIGVYSANDGMAGGAIAALKRAGYATLPPLTGQDAELAGVQRILTGEQTMTIYLDYRAQAEQAAELAVALTKGEKPAAPAKTNNGATDIPSFLLDAIAVGKDNIKDTIVKDGLYSVADICTPDVAAACEAAGIK
- a CDS encoding ATP-binding cassette domain-containing protein, whose amino-acid sequence is MTAPATVLSARGLTKRYGAVQALAGADLEVRAGEVVALVGDNGAGKSTLVKAISGVTVADEGEIVFAGAPVRIARPQDAQALGITTVFQDLALCDNLDVVANLHLGAEARICTVLDEIEMERTARDLLASLDVRIKDVRAPVSALSGGQRQSVAIARALLGRPRMVILDEPTAALGVEQTAQVLALIGRLRERGLAVLLISHNLVDVRSVSDRVVVLRLGRNAGEFETAKATQEDIVAAITGAAA